In Fusarium oxysporum f. sp. lycopersici 4287 chromosome 2, whole genome shotgun sequence, a genomic segment contains:
- a CDS encoding glycerate kinase gives MTMGSTVATPSMRVLVCPSGFKGSLQPSEAADCIEAGILAVEPNASVRKVPLVDGGEGFTQAIVTVTSGSLHRVPVVGPVGVQITSFFGLLGRKEHEPTTAVLEMAAAAGLSLVPPSSRNPGKTTTLGVGQLILAALDAGATRILVGCGDSGTCDGGAGMLQALGARLLDVQGRVLPLAGGGESLLDLGSIDLSGVDKRVFKAKIDVAVNWHNVLCGPDGVANVFGPQKGSTPEQAACLSLAMEKLADVATGILCDKNVRLAPGGGASGGLGTGLRLVGATLRPRYEVIMQYINLHSIFDDCDLVLTAEGGIDDQTPRGKIPAEVARLAKKHGLPVIAIAGTIGQGARVNYDIGIDAFTCIIQRPMSLDDAVLEAEKLTRESAETVMRIVVVGRMLGKSP, from the coding sequence ATGACAATGGGCTCCACTGTCGCTACACCAAGTATGAGAGTCCTCGTCTGTCCATCTGGCTTCAAGGGTAGCCTCCAGCCCAGTGAGGCTGCAGACTGTATTGAAGCGGGGATCCTCGCCGTTGAACCTAATGCCTCGGTCCGCAAGGTCCCATTGGTCGATGGAGGAGAAGGTTTCACCCAGGCCATTGTCACAGTAACAAGTGGTTCATTGCATCGAGTCCCTGTGGTCGGACCTGTAGGAGTTCAGATCACGTCATTCTTTGGTCTGCTGGGTCGCAAAGAGCATGAGCCAACCACGGCCGTCCTTGAaatggctgctgctgctggcctgAGCTTAGTCCCGCCCAGTAGTCGCAATCCAGGCAAGACAACAACACTTGGTGTTGGCCAACTCATCCTTGCTGCCCTTGATGCTGGAGCCACCCGCATTCTGGTTGGATGCGGTGACTCTGGGACGTGTGATGGTGGTGCGGGGATGCTTCAAGCCCTAGGTGCAAGACTGCTTGACGTCCAAGGACGTGTTTTACCTTTAGCCGGAGGTGGCGAATCACTCTTGGACCTTGGTTCCATTGACCTTTCTGGAGTCGATAAACGTGTCTTCAAAGCCAAAATTGACGTTGCCGTGAATTGGCATAACGTGCTTTGCGGACCAGACGGAGTGGCAAATGTCTTTGGTCCCCAGAAAGGATCAACGCCAGAGCAGGCCGCTTGCCTCAGTCTTGCCATGGAAAAGTTGGCAGACGTTGCTACTGGCATTCTTTGTGACAAGAACGTACGACTGGCtcctggtggtggtgcttcGGGAGGTCTTGGAACAGGCTTGCGCTTGGTAGGAGCTACACTCAGGCCCAGATACGAGGTCATTATGCAGTACATCAACCTGCACAGTATATTTGACGACTGCGATCTTGTACTCACTGCGGAGGGGGGCATTGACGATCAAACTCCGAGGGGTAAGATCCCTGCAGAAGTTGCCAGACTCGCAAAGAAACATGGACTTCCAGTGATTGCCATCGCTGGTACGATTGGGCAGGGCGCTAGAGTGAACTATGATATCGGGATTGATGCTTTTACATGTATTATTCAGCGTCCAATGAGTCTGGACGATGCGGTTTTGGAAGCGGAGAAATTGACAAGGGAGAGTGCCGAGACGGTCATGAGAATCGTTGTGGTTGGGCGGATGCTGGGCAAATCCCCTTGA